The genomic DNA GGCCGACGCGGTGATCAGGGCCACCTTCGCAGCGTCGAGCGCGGCGGGCCACCGCGGCGTGGCGGTGGTGGTGACCGACAAGTACGGGGAGATCATCTCCGGCGCCCGCATGGACGGCCTCGCCCCCCGCTACTTCAAGGCGGCGCACCGCAAGAGCTACACCGCCGCGGTCTTCGAGCGCGACACCGCCGACGTCCTCCACTTCTGGCAGCGCCAGGAGGCGGCCGGCCACCGCGGCCCGAGCGACTGGAACGACCCGATGTTCACCACCCTCCCCGGCGGGATCACCGTCCGTCATGGCGAAGCCGTCGTCGGCGGGATCGGCGTCGCCGGCGGCTCGGCCGCTCCGGTGAGCGACGGCGACTTCGCGGAGGTGGCAATCGCCGCCCTCGGCCCCGCCTTCCGCCACGAGGAGCTGCACCAGCCCCCCGCCCCCGGCTGAGGAGAGGGGAAGCGGTCATTGCCTAGGGCGCGGCCGCGCCGATCTCGGCGCACTCGGCGTCCGCCTCGGGGGCCGCGCCGGCGACGCCGATCCCGCCGACGACGAGCTCGCCCTCGAGGACGGGCACGCCGCCCGGCATCACCAGCACGTCGTAGAGGCCGGCGTGGCGCGCCGCGGCGAGCAGCTCGGGGGGCATCGCCGTCATCGCCGCGGTCGGGCGACGGTAGATGGCCGCGGTGTAGGCCTTGTCGATCGCCATCTGCGGGGTGAGCTTGTGGGCGCCGTCCATGCGGACGAGGCCGAGCAGGTAGCCGCCGTCGTCGACGACTGCGATCGAGACCGCGAGGCCGCGCTCGCCCGCCGCGGCGAGCGCCGCAGCGAGGAGCGCCCGTGCCCGTTCCTCACCCAGCATCCGCATCTCCTTCGTCCGCCAGCGACGCTACCCGGCGCCCGGCGGGGAGGCTCAGAAGTCCTCGTCGAAGGCGACCTGTCCCTCCACCCCCACCTGGTACGCGGAGACCGTGCGCTCGAAGAAGTTCGTGTGCTCGGCGACGTCCTGGAGGGCCATGAAGTCGAGCGGGTTGGCGCTCCCGAAGCGCTTCTCGAGGCCGAGGCGGGCGAGGCGCTGGTCCGCCACGTACTCGAGGTACTGGCGCAGCGACGAGAGCGAGAGGCCCGGCACGCCGTCGGCGAGGAGGTCGGCGGCGAAGGCCGCCTCGACCTCCACCGCCTCCTCGACCATCGCCCGCACGCGCGCCGCGAAGGTCTCGTCGAAGAGCTCCGGCTCCTCGGCGCGGATCACCTCGATCACCGCGAAGGCGAAGTCCATGTGGCCGCTCTCGTCGCGAAAGACCCAGTTCGTCCCCGAGGCGAGGCCGTTCAGCAGCCCCTTGGAGCGGAAGAAGTAGACGTAGGCGAAAGCGGCGAAGAAGAAGAGGCCCTCGATGCAGCAGGCGAAGCAGACGAGGTTGCAGAGGAAGGCCTGCCGCTGCCCGGCGCTCTCCAACTGTTCGAGCTCGCCGATCTCGGCCATCCAGCGGAAGCAGAACTCCGCCTTGGCGCGGATCGAGGGGATCTGCTCGACGGCGCGGAATGCCTCCTCGCGCTCGGCGAGGTCGGGGATGTAGGTGTCGAGGAGGGTCAGGTAGAACTGGACGTGCTGGGCCTCCTCGAAGAGCTGGCGGGAGAGGTAGAGCCGCGCCTCGGGGGCGTTCAGGTGGCGGTAGAGGTTGAGGACGAGGTTGTTCGCGACGATCGAGTCGCCGGTCGCGAAGAAGGCGACGAGGCGGTTCACGAGGTGGCGCTCGCCCGGGAGCAGCCGGCCGGCGAGGTCGACGAGGTCGTCGGTCCAGTCGACCTCCTCGACGGTCCAGGTGTTGCGGATCGCGTCCCGGTAGCGCTCGT from Acidimicrobiales bacterium includes the following:
- a CDS encoding heme-binding protein — translated: MLEERRLSLDEADAVIRATFAASSAAGHRGVAVVVTDKYGEIISGARMDGLAPRYFKAAHRKSYTAAVFERDTADVLHFWQRQEAAGHRGPSDWNDPMFTTLPGGITVRHGEAVVGGIGVAGGSAAPVSDGDFAEVAIAALGPAFRHEELHQPPAPG
- a CDS encoding heme-binding protein — its product is MLGEERARALLAAALAAAGERGLAVSIAVVDDGGYLLGLVRMDGAHKLTPQMAIDKAYTAAIYRRPTAAMTAMPPELLAAARHAGLYDVLVMPGGVPVLEGELVVGGIGVAGAAPEADAECAEIGAAAP
- a CDS encoding ribonucleotide-diphosphate reductase subunit beta; the protein is MTVLAADPAPSGGVPEPAAAAPAAVRRAILDPGLDLNLRPMRYPEFYERYRDAIRNTWTVEEVDWTDDLVDLAGRLLPGERHLVNRLVAFFATGDSIVANNLVLNLYRHLNAPEARLYLSRQLFEEAQHVQFYLTLLDTYIPDLAEREEAFRAVEQIPSIRAKAEFCFRWMAEIGELEQLESAGQRQAFLCNLVCFACCIEGLFFFAAFAYVYFFRSKGLLNGLASGTNWVFRDESGHMDFAFAVIEVIRAEEPELFDETFAARVRAMVEEAVEVEAAFAADLLADGVPGLSLSSLRQYLEYVADQRLARLGLEKRFGSANPLDFMALQDVAEHTNFFERTVSAYQVGVEGQVAFDEDF